The Naumovozyma dairenensis CBS 421 chromosome 3, complete genome genome has a window encoding:
- the MPS3 gene encoding Mps3p (similar to Saccharomyces cerevisiae MPS3 (YJL019W); ancestral locus Anc_5.165) gives MAHRESSYIGVPDDDGMSGEYDHTPYLIGITASPLRNKYRDMLMQKVEQFDGIDSQNKENKNATDDAGNSSYDEWINFEPSFQKQRSFSGESSEEEFTINSSLGDVIYTDDDDADDFTDNEEEPQEEPVYSEGSNYYYDGNENEDFAEDPMLTHLTSILSHLARVSTLKKILSAKFLLMIAITMAVASGILFNHPNRSNLDSTTVNAQRFKNENNSALMLQKQLDHISRELSQRNQNIKLAMNQRITILISQLEKNIKSVIPTNEKKIAQDLDILNRDLKFISSIISSRKLENKKGDRKNMLPNEIDILINNNITGKQQSSLITDPKLQDFVVNTRSALKSIFRLEPNIDLLNIRAVLDNYTSSDAMDYVTREYMSNIVSKSFSKTKSDILDYLNLEIHSLRGKQCDDETSIKAFISQLIDSLTVHVDNELDYGTLEQGSQILPYLTSRSYRRSQYNSNPLTAFQSNELFYCKSEPSCSIAIRFKEPIYLTSLKYSHGRFTNNVHALNSAPKIIVVYIKLHTKDAMILKTFVESAYKHSRSSNSEGNIFYDKDKSYIKISESVYDLANNKITQDLSLPLWFTNMKLPVRSIIFEVHENYGHTQYTAFGKVSINGITQEDLNLMIGEND, from the coding sequence ATGGCGCACAGAGAAAGCTCATATATTGGTGTACCAGATGATGATGGCATGTCTGGAGAATATGACCATACACCTTATTTAATAGGTATTACTGCATCTCCTTTGCGAAACAAATATAGAGATATGTTGATGCAGAAAGTAGAGCAGTTTGACGGTATCGATTCGCagaataaagaaaacaagaatGCTACGGATGATGCTGGCAATTCTAGCTATGATGAGTGGATAAACTTCGAACCTTCCTTTCAAAAACAGCGGTCTTTTTCTGGTGAGAGCTCAGAAGAGGAATTTACAATTAACTCTAGCTTGGGCGACGTAATCTATactgatgatgacgatgcCGATGACTTTACGGATAACGAAGAGGAACCTCAAGAAGAACCTGTTTACTCTGAAGGATCAAATTACTATTATGATGGAAACGAAAACGAAGATTTTGCTGAAGATCCGATGCTGACCCATTTAACATCTATACTTTCTCATCTTGCTAGGGTGAGTACACTAAAAAAGATACTAAGCGCTAAGTTTCTTTTAATGATAGCGATAACTATGGCAGTTGCTTCGggaattttatttaatcaTCCCAACCGATCGAACTTAGATTCCACAACAGTGAATGCTCAACGcttcaaaaatgaaaacaattCGGCACTAATGCTCCAAAAACAGTTGGATCATATTTCAAGAGAATTATCCCAgagaaatcaaaatataaagCTTGCTATGAACCAAAGAATTACTATTTTGATTTCACAgcttgaaaaaaatataaagagTGTTATACCGACTAACGAAAAAAAGATAGCCCAAGATCTAGATATCCTAAATAGAGACCtcaaatttatttcttccaTAATATCTTCTCGTAAGTTAGAAAATAAGAAGGGAGATCGAAAAAATATGTTACCAAATGAAATAGACATATTaatcaataacaatattacAGGAAAACAACAATCATCGCTTATAACAGATCCAAAGTTACAAGATTTTGTTGTAAACACACGGTCAGCACTAAAGTCGATTTTCCGACTAGAACCAAATATTGATCTGTTGAACATAAGGGCAGTTCTAGATAACTACACTAGCTCAGATGCAATGGATTATGTTACGCGTGAATATATGTCTAACATCGtatcaaaatcattttcCAAAACTAAGTCTGATATACTAGATTATTTGAATCTAGAAATTCATTCTCTAAGGGGCAAGCAATGTGACGACGAGACGTCTATCAAGGCTTTTATTTCacaattaattgattctttAACAGTACATGTGgataatgaattagatTATGGTACATTGGAACAAGGTAGTCAGATCTTACCATACCTGACATCGAGATCATACAGAAGGTCGCAATATAATAGTAATCCATTAACTGCCTTCCAATCGAATGAACTATTCTATTGCAAATCAGAGCCTTCTTGTTCAATAGCCATTCGTTTTAAGGAACCAATCTATTTAActtcattaaaatataGCCATGGAAGATTTACAAATAACGTACATGCTTTGAACTCTGCACCCAAGATTATCGTAGTTTACATTAAACTCCATACCAAAGATGCAATGATACTGAAAACGTTTGTGGAAAGCGCCTACAAACATAGCAGATCGTCGAATTCAGAAGGCAATATATTCTATGATAAAGATAAGAgttatatcaaaatttcCGAATCTGTTTATGACCTGGcgaataataaaataactCAAGATCTCTCCCTACCCCTATGGTTTACTAATATGAAACTGCCAGTACGATCTATAATATTTGAAGTGCATGAAAATTACGGGCATACTCAGTATACTGCATTTGGGAAGGTATCTATCAATGGAATAACTCAAGAAGATCTAAATCTAATGATTGGTGAGAATGATTGA
- the TPH3 gene encoding Tph3p (similar to Saccharomyces cerevisiae YJL016W; ancestral locus Anc_5.164), giving the protein MKFLDSLKKPIVIKRRADSNHPSSIITSSSSSIFSDHAMTPPQRTPANILKELQPTLLKSVLPILVLLNAQSSKKYFEWNNTSDTKINSKWNLVTSGNTSETLPLVTIILTGTKLRIITSSRKRELTIDLLKQNIELFPTLLEFKNNDFSLSCSSPDALLTLYRFCLLSIFEHFSIFKSLTGTLTSVLGLRMFDMHIILNTQFNFKDWCEIYIEGEGWVKAWCVVKKKKNGNSEIRFYKNNNSLATKNLICFISPEKASIQDIMFYNDKNTEIIGDDDDDVCVGNTSKFQDIHSFLNQLRTIKVIGNICFLNNDGGTSSKNSSRSSSISNMSQIDGTNVSSPPKRKMFSPSNKGHARSSSHVSSMTMRSSKSIKDTDYTINSSGLLIRPTPHNGVFHLEALIRVIIPMMDVMKLYGRPMRFKNARNDPDSLMFGLPRLPNIDYLAKEEIDSFLSEKNPEIDADEAIEDTKTSALKLLGKVLFDNLSRNENRDTELLFTRLSDLSINQPNEGFNVVSAEKNGLSKESVYTLAPCSQVV; this is encoded by the coding sequence ATGAAATTCTTGGATAGCTTAAAGAAACCAATCGTTATAAAAAGAAGAGCGGATTCAAACCATccatcatcaataataacatcatcatcatcctcaaTCTTCTCTGATCATGCTATGACCCCTCCTCAGAGAACTCCAGCCAATATACTAAAGGAACTACAACCGACCTTATTGAAATCAGTATTACCCATCTTAGTTCTTTTGAATGCACAAAGTTCGAAGAAATATTTCGAATGGAACAATACATCTGATACAAAGATCAATAGTAAATGGAATTTGGTAACGAGTGGGAACACGTCAGAAACGCTACCATTAGTGACTATCATTTTAACCGGTACAAaattaagaataataacatcAAGCAGGAAAAGGGAATTaacaattgatttattaaagcAAAATATCGAATTATTTCCAACTTTATTAGAATTTAAAAACAAcgatttttcattatcttgCTCATCTCCCGATGCTTTATTGACATTATACAGATTTTGCTTACTGTCCATTTTTGAACATTTTTCTATCTTTAAATCATTGACAGGCACTTTGACCTCCGTGTTGGGTCTACGTATGTTTGATATGCATATCATATTGAATACTCAATTTAACTTCAAAGATTGGTGTGAAATATACATTGAAGGGGAAGGATGGGTGAAAGCTTGGTGTGTAgtgaaaaagaagaaaaacgGTAATAGTGAAATCAggttttataaaaataataattcattagcAACGAAGAAtttaatttgttttatttcCCCAGAAAAGGCTTCAATTCAAGATATTATGttttataatgataaaaatacGGAGATTATTGGtgacgatgacgatgatgtGTGTGTTGGAAACACTTCGAAGTTTCAAGATATACATTCATTCTTAAATCAACTAAGAACTATTAAAGTCATTGGTAATATTTGCtttttgaataatgatGGTGGTACTTCAAGTAAAAATTCTTCTAgatcttcttctatttcCAACATGTCTCAAATCGATGGCACTAATGTTTCCTCACCTCCTAAGAGGAAGATGTTTTCTCCCTCTAACAAAGGTCATGCTAGAAGTAGTTCCCATGTTAGTTCTATGACTATGCGTTCTAGTAAATCTATAAAGGATACTGATTATACAATAAACTCTAGTGGGCTATTGATCAGACCAACACCACATAATGGTGTTTTCCATTTAGAAGCATTAATTCGTGTCATAATTCCGATGATGGATGTAATGAAGTTGTATGGTCGTCCAATGAGATTTAAGAACGCAAGAAATGATCCAGACTCGTTAATGTTCGGTTTACCAAGATTACCAAATATTGATTACCTAGCTaaggaagaaattgattcatttcTATCAGAAAAAAATCCAGAGATAGATGCAGATGAAGCTATTGAAGATACTAAAACCTCAGCTTTGAAGTTATTAGGCAAagtattatttgataacCTGTCGCGCAATGAAAACAGAGATactgaattattatttaccaGGTTAAGTGATCTGTCAATTAATCAACCTAATGAAGGATTTAATGTGGTATCAGcagaaaaaaatggtttGTCTAAAGAAAGCGTCTATACTTTAGCACCTTGCTCGCAGGTCGTCTAG
- the THI4 gene encoding thiamine thiazole synthase (similar to Saccharomyces cerevisiae THI4 (YGR144W); ancestral locus Anc_5.141) yields MSTTQTSVSQLQLNSVAENPLGELAKIDNWNDFQFAPIREATVSRAMTSRYYQDMDKYAISDVVIVGAGSSGLSAAYVIAKNRPDLKIAIIEQNLAPGGGCWVSGQLLSAMVLRKPADLLLKEIGVEYEDQGDYVVVKHAALFTSTILSKILAFPNVKLYNGTCVEDLVTKPNEHGKLTVSGVVTNWTLVTLAHDTQSCMDPNVIELAGYSDDGSRDATQKHGVILSTTGHDGPFGAFCAKRIVQLDDNMKLGGMKGLDMNSAERGVVNHAGKYPGVDNIYFAGMESAELYGINRMGPIFSSMLISGVKAGLEIVKHFSD; encoded by the coding sequence ATGTCTACCACTCAAACTTCTGTTTCTCAATTACAATTGAACTCTGTCGCTGAAAACCCATTGGGTGAATTAGCCAAAATTGACAACTGGAATGATTTCCAATTTGCTCCAATTCGTGAAGCTACTGTCTCTCGTGCTATGACTTCTCGTTATTATCAAGATATGGATAAATATGCCATTTCTGACGTCGTCATTGTCGGGGCCGGTTCTTCTGGTTTATCTGCTGCTTATGTCATTGCTAAAAACAGACCAGACTTGAAAATAGCCATTATCGAACAGAATTTGGCTCCAGGTGGTGGATGTTGGGTTTCCGGTCAATTATTGAGTGCCATGGTTTTAAGAAAACCAGCTGATCTATTATTGAAGGAAATTGGTGTTGAGTATGAAGACCAAGGTGACTATGTTGTCGTCAAGCATGCGGCTCTATTTACTTCTACCATCTTGTCCAAGATCCTAGCCTTTCCAAACGTCAAATTATATAACGGTACCTGTGTTGAAGACTTAGTCACCAAGCCCAATGAGCATGGTAAACTAACAGTCAGCGGTGTTGTCACTAACTGGACTTTAGTAACTTTAGCCCATGACACTCAAAGTTGTATGGATCCAAACGTCATCGAATTAGCTGGTTACAGTGACGATGGTTCCCGTGATGCTACTCAGAAGCATGGTGTTATCTTGTCCACTACTGGTCATGATGGCCCATTTGGTGCTTTCTGTGCCAAAAGAATTGTTCAATTAGATGACAATATGAAATTAGGTGGGATGAAAGGTCTAGATATGAACAGCGCCGAAAGAGGTGTAGTTAACCACGCTGGTAAGTATCCAGGTGTTGATAACATTTACTTTGCTGGTATGGAATCTGCCGAATTGTATGGTATTAACCGTATGGGTCCGATATTTTCCAGTATGTTGATTTCTGGTGTCAAGGCTGGTTTGGAAATCGTCAAGCATTTCTCTGATTAA
- the ILV3 gene encoding dihydroxy-acid dehydratase ILV3 (similar to Saccharomyces cerevisiae ILV3 (YJR016C); ancestral locus Anc_5.138) produces MGLLMKATAARQFSTTRNLAKKLNKYSYVITEPKGQGASQAMLYATGFKKDDFNKAQVGVGSCWWSGNPCNMHLLDLNNRCSASIEKANLKAMQFNTIGVSDGISMGTKGMRYSLQSREIIANSFETIMMAQHYDANIAIPSCDKNMPGVMMAMGRHNRPSIMVYGGSILPGHPTCGSSKIPEKIDVVSAFQSYGQYISKQFTEAERRDVVEHSCPGPGACGGMYTANTMASAAEVLGITLPNSSSFPAVSQQKLAECDNIGESIKKTMELGVLPRDIFTKKAFENAITYAIATGGSTNAVLHLIAVAHSAGVKITQDDFQRISDKTPLLGDFKPSGKHVMADLLNVGGTQAVIKFLYDNGFMHGDTITVTGDTLAERAAKAAPLPKDQDIIRPLSNPIKPTGHLQILYGSLAPGGSVGKITGKEGTYFKGKARVFDEEDAFITALENGEIKKGEKTVVIIRYEGPKGGPGMPEMLKPSSALMGYGLGKDVALLTDGRFSGGSHGFLIGHIVPEAAQGGPIGLVKDGDEIVIDSDNNKIDLMVSEEEMAQRKSQWVAPAPRYTRGTLAGYSKLVSDASLGCVLDADDADV; encoded by the coding sequence ATGGGTTTGTTAATGAAAGCTACCGCAGCAAGACAGTTCTCTACGACGAGAAATCTTGctaagaaattaaataaatattcatatgTGATCACTGAACCCAAAGGTCAAGGTGCTTCCCAAGCTATGCTTTACGCTACAGGGTTCAAAAAAGATGATTTCAACAAGGCTCAAGTTGGTGTTGGTTCATGTTGGTGGTCCGGTAACCCATGTAATATGCATCTTTTAGACTTAAACAATAGATGTTCCGCATCCATTGAAAAGGCTAACTTGAAAGCTATGCAATTCAATACAATCGGTGTTTCTGATGGTATCTCTATGGGTACTAAAGGTATGAGATATTCCCTACAAAGTAGAGAAATCATTGCTAACTCTTTTGAAACTATCATGATGGCTCAACATTACGATGCAAACATCGCTATCCCATCTTGTGACAAGAACATGCCAGGTGTCATGATGGCTATGGGGAGACATAATAGACCATCTATTATGGTTTATGGTGGTTCCATTTTACCAGGTCATCCAACTTGCGGTTCATCCAAGATCCcagaaaaaattgatgtTGTTTCCGCTTTCCAATCATATGGTCAATATATCTCTAAACAATTCACTGAAGCTGAAAGACGTGACGTCGTCGAACATTCTTGTCCAGGTCCAGGGGCTTGTGGTGGTATGTATACTGCTAATACTATGGCTTCCGCAGCTGAAGTTTTGGGTATTACTTTACCGAATTCTTCATCCTTCCCAGCTGTCTCTCAACAAAAATTAGCTGAATGTGATAACATCGGTGAAAGTATCAAGAAGACTATGGAATTAGGTGTCTTACCTCGTGATATCTTCACTAAGAAAGCATTCGAAAACGCAATTACTTATGCTATTGCTACAGGTGGTTCTACCAACGCTGTTCTACATTTGATTGCTGTTGCTCATTCTGCAGGTGTTAAGATTACACAAGATGACTTCCAAAGAATCAGTGATAAGACCCCATTATTAGGTGATTTCAAACCATCCGGTAAGCATGTTATGGCCGATTTACTAAATGTTGGTGGTACTCAAGCTGTCATTAAGTTCTTATATGACAACGGGTTCATGCATGGTGACACAATTACAGTTACTGGTGATACTTTGGCTGAACGTGCCGCTAAAGCTGCTCCTCTACCAAAGGATCAAGATATTATTCGTCCATTATCCAATCCAATTAAACCTACAGGTCATTTGCAAATCCTTTACGGTTCTTTGGCTCCAGGTGGTTCCGTTGGTAAGATTACTGGTAAAGAAGGTACTTACTTCAAAGGTAAAGCTCGTGTCttcgatgaagaagatgcaTTCATTACAGCTTTAGAAAATGGTGAAATCAAGAAGGGTGAAAAAACTGtggttattattagatacGAAGGTCCAAAGGGTGGTCCAGGTATGCCAGAAATGTTGAAACCTTCTTCTGCATTAATGGGTTACGGTTTAGGGAAAGATGTTGCATTATTAACTGACGGTAGATTCTCTGGTGGTTCCCACGGTTTCTTGATTGGTCATATTGTTCCAGAAGCTGCTCAAGGTGGTCCAATTGGTTTAGTTAAAGACGGTGACGAAATTGTTATTGATTCCGACAACAATAAGATTGATTTAATGGTtagtgaagaagaaatggCCCAACGTAAATCCCAATGGGTTGCTCCAGCTCCACGTTATACTAGAGGTACTCTAGCTGGTTACTCCAAATTGGTTTCAGACGCCTCTTTGGGTTGTGTCTTGGACGCTGACGACGCTGATGTGTAA
- the PCT1 gene encoding choline-phosphate cytidylyltransferase (similar to Saccharomyces cerevisiae PCT1 (YGR202C); ancestral locus Anc_5.137), which translates to MAKESRTSSLKKSTLLQLHLTKLFQKTRKRKHESDTDDQEQLSTPELRSHDNEHAHNHSHNNHNHNGQDRSDSGNVDDSSDDHSSTVSTTPNRKRRRLSNTTTEKDQDLIMFEKRENELDAKLPEELRKYRPKGFPFNLPPKDRPIRIYADGVFDLFHLGHMKQLEQCKKALPNVTLICGIPSDEVTHKLKGLTVLTDKQRCETLKHCRWVDEVIEDAPWCVTPEFLEKHNIDYVAHDDIPYASAGSDDVYKPIKQAGKFLVTQRTNGISTSDIITKIIRDYDKYLMRNFARGATRQELNVSWLKKNELEFKKHIKDFRSYFKKNQENLNNSSRDLYFEVREILLRKTLGNKLYMKLVGNSENLDDIVNGSVKGIAAKSRKLLRARSPASEFASEYTGPNLEEENHDNPFDPADAVEGTEDEGDEDDDEEEEEEEEYYDSNEDEPEDKKLKK; encoded by the coding sequence ATGGCCAAAGAATCTAGAACATCgtctttgaagaaaagtACTCTCCTACAACTTCATTTGACTaaactttttcaaaaaacaCGTAAGAGAAAGCACGAATCTGATACTGATGATCAAGAACAATTATCCACTCCGGAGTTAAGATCTCATGATAATGAGCATGCCCATAATCATAGTCACAATAACCATAATCATAACGGCCAAGACCGCAGCGACAGTGGCAATGTTGACGATAGTTCTGATGACCATAGTAGCACAGTATCGACCACACCAAACAGAAAGAGACGTCGTTTATCTAACACTACAACAGAAAAGGATCAAGATTTAATAATGTTTGAAAAGagagaaaatgaattggatgCAAAATTACCTGAAGaattaagaaaatataGACCAAAGGGGTTCCCATTCAATTTACCACCTAAGGATCGCCCCATTAGGATATATGCAGATGGTGTTTTCGATTTATTCCACTTAGGTCACATGAAACAATTAGAACAATGTAAAAAGGCATTACCTAATGTCACTTTGATTTGTGGTATCCCAAGTGATGAAGTGACACATAAATTAAAAGGGTTGACTGTTTTGACTGATAAGCAACGTTGTGAAACTTTAAAACATTGTAGATGGGTAGATGAGGTTATTGAAGATGCTCCTTGGTGTGTTACTCCAGAGTTTTTAGAAAAACATAACATCGATTATGTAGCACATGATGATATTCCTTATGCAAGTGCAGGAAGCGATGACGTTTATAAACCTATAAAGCAAGCGGGGAAATTTTTGGTTACTCAAAGAACTAATGGTATCTCGACAAGTGATATCATTactaaaattattagaGACTATGATAAGTATCTGATGAGAAATTTCGCTAGAGGTGCTACTAGACAAGAATTGAATGTCTCATGgcttaaaaaaaatgaattggagTTTAAGAAACATATCAAAGATTTTAGATCTTATTTTAAGAAGAACCAAGAGAActtaaataattcttcaagaGATCTTTACTTTGAAGTCAGAGAAATTCTTTTAAGGAAAACTCTAGGTAACAAACTTTATATGAAATTAGTCGGCAATAGTGAAAATCTTGATGATATCGTAAATGGATCTGTTAAAGGTATTGCTGCAAAATCAAGGAAATTGTTGAGAGCAAGATCGCCTGCCAGTGAATTTGCCAGTGAATATACGGGTCCAaatttagaagaagaaaatcatGATAATCCTTTTGACCCCGCTGATGCTGTTGAAGGCACTGAAGATGAGGGTGACgaagatgatgacgaagaagaagaagaagaagaagaatattatgattctaatgaagatgaacccgaagataagaaattaaagaaatag
- the ESS1 gene encoding peptidylprolyl isomerase ESS1 (similar to Saccharomyces cerevisiae ESS1 (YJR017C); ancestral locus Anc_5.135) gives MSSPESKEEEWKTGLPTPWTVRYSKSKKREYFFNTESKQSQWESPEGTNEEELKNYLRVNPVRIRCLHILIKHKDSRRPASHRSQNITLSKEDAIKELETIKLRLDDNKNTFESLAKERSDCSSYKRGGDLGWFGKGEMQPSFEKAAFALKVNQVSDIVESDSGVHLIKRVG, from the coding sequence atGAGTTCCCCCGAAtcaaaggaagaagaatggAAAACAGGATTACCAACGCCATGGACAGTAAGATACAGTAAATCTAAAAAGAGAGAgtatttcttcaatacaGAATCGAAACAATCTCAATGGGAATCTCCCGAAGGAACAAATGAAGaggaattgaaaaactATTTGAGAGTTAATCCAGTCCGTATAAGATGTCTTCATATCTTAATTAAACATAAGGATTCACGTAGACCTGCATCTCATAGATCGCAAAATATTACGTTAAGTAAGGAAGATGCTATTAAGGAATTGGAAACTATCAAGTTAAGATTGgatgataataagaatacTTTCGAATCGTTAGCGAAGGAAAGATCTGATTGCTCATCGTATAAGAGAGGAGGTGATCTTGGATGGTTTGGAAAGGGTGAAATGCAACCTAGTTTTGAAAAAGCTGCATTTGCCCTCAAAGTGAACCAAGTTAGTGATATAGTAGAGAGTGACAGTGGAGTCCATTTAATCAAAAGAGTAGGTTAG
- the TES1 gene encoding palmitoyl-CoA hydrolase (similar to Saccharomyces cerevisiae TES1 (YJR019C); ancestral locus Anc_5.133) has product MSKPAVTKLSKLSNIEHILELVPVSSSKFLTKNLPAAPLGSKGTFGGTLVAQSLLASLYTIPKTYVPTSMHCYFINGGDPKNNILYHVEKLRDGKNFIHRQIRAYQHDKLIFQSMILFSQQNSDKDHDSLHHLDHIESLPSTPPPDKYKPAASLYTEKIMAEGLLQRYARLSDRFKDINYLKRQVEVFEKGAIEYNFPNDLFYSQRRTSVLDYYVKIRHKVIQSKEFSSGQTTSNHNNISSLKIITPDTDPRYNYVAFAYLSDSYLLLTLPYFHQLPLYSHKFSVSLDHSIYFHQLPLVNNWIYLRIKNSRSHWDKHLVQGEYFDSNSGNIIATVSQEGLVVYDPEEEIKAKF; this is encoded by the coding sequence atgaGTAAACCCGCTGTAACAAAGTTGTCCAAGTTATCGAACATAGAACATATATTGGAATTAGTTCCAGTATCTTCGTCTAAATTCTTGACCAAAAATCTGCCTGCAGCTCCTCTCGGATCTAAAGGTACATTTGGTGGGACTCTAGTGGCACAATCGTTATTAGCATCATTATACACAATACCTAAGACGTATGTGCCAACCTCTATGCATTGTTATTTCATAAATGGAGGTGATcctaaaaataatatattataccaTGTAGAAAAGTTGAGAGATGGTAAAAATTTCATCCATAGACAAATTAGAGCGTATCAAcatgataaattaattttcCAGTCAATGATACTTTTCTCCCAACAAAACTCAGATAAAGATCACGATTCATTACATCATTTGGATCACATTGAATCATTACCTTCAACACCTCCACCagataaatataaaccTGCCGCATCATTGTATACTGAAAAAATCATGGCTGAAGGTCTCTTACAAAGGTACGCTCGTTTATCTGATAGatttaaagatataaaCTATTTGAAACGTCAAGTAGAAGTTTTCGAGAAGGGTGCCATTGAATATAACTTTCCTAACGATTTATTTTACTCACAAAGGAGAACATCCGTTCTAGATTACTATGTTAAAATAAGACATAAAGTAATTCAATCAAAAGAATTCTCATCTGGCCAAACAACATCTAATCACAACAACATTAGTagtttgaaaataattacACCTGATACAGACCCAAGATATAACTATGTCGCATTCGCATACTTATCTGACTCTTATCTGTTACTAACATTACCATATTTCCATCAACTACCATTATATTCTCATAAATTTAGTGTATCATTAGaccattcaatttatttccATCAACTACCATTGGTTAATAATTGGATTTATTTaagaattaaaaattcaagatcTCATTGGGATAAACACTTGGTACAAGGTGAATATTTCGATTCCAACTCTGGTAATATTATAGCTACTGTATCGCAGGAAGGTTTAGTCGTTTATGATCCTGAAGAGGAAATCAAGGCAAAATTTTGA